Genomic DNA from Leishmania major strain Friedlin complete genome, chromosome 2:
TTGGCAGAGGAAGATAGTTTGGGAGGCATGCTGGCAAGCAGAGTCACGCGCCTCTTCGCCTCGGTCTTTCCCCATGTGACCTGGGGTGGAGAAAACGcagccgggggagggggggcaccgccacggcagcgccggatGCCCACGACTGTGATGCGCTCTCGTGTTTCCTACATTATGAACCACCAGCTGACCCACTGAAAGTGGAAAGTGTTGAACATCTCGACATGCTCCTTCGCATCTGGAGCTCGTGCATCTCTCTGTGAGTAACATGATCGCCTTTCGCGTAAGAGAAGTGGAACGCCCTTTCCACAAAGtcatccctccctccctctctccctccctctctccctccctccctccctccctctctccctccctctctccctctctccctccctccctctctccctccctctctccctctctccctccctggTCATCGAGCACACGGCGGCTCCGCAGCGAAGGATATGCGACCCGGAAGGCTCCACTGGCTGAGCCCGTTGTGCCGCTCAAGAGTTCCGGCTGGAGGCACGCTGTGAAGCATGCAGAAGGACGGGACAGAACACGAAGGCGTGCGCGACGGCGTAACGACGTTCCTTTCGCAGTGCGGAGAGAAGGTGCCAAGAACAGATGTGTACATACACATAGAAGCGTgtggcagaggagagggggagcgaGCGCCGGGCCAGCAGAGGCTCTGCCGCTCGCCTCCTGTAGCATACCCTCCTTCGCCCTCATCCGGGAGTGTGGCGTTGCTCTCGTAGTGTTTGCGTGCACGCTCGTCCGTGCAGCAGGGCACATAACACAAAttggagagaagagaagcaagGACCGACACGAGAGCAGAGGTGGGCTGTCTTGAAAAAGATGGCGtcagagaggcagagaaacgcacacaaaagacctgccggctgcggcgcttcGTTGAACTCTCGACTCAGCAAAGAGATGCGACGTGCACGACCCCCACCTCAGGTGGGCGGAAGAGGCCGAAGAACAGAAGGGAGAGCCTTCTCAGGCTGCGCACAATCACGGCACCAGAAGCACTAGAAGgcaggcgacggcgccacgcAGCTCcacacaacaaaaacaaaaatgTATCAAAGGAGGGAAGAGTCGACGGATGCAACGTGGGTTTGCCATTGTGGCCCGACAGCCTTCCAGCGGAGCGCCATCAGACGGCTTCTCAGACGCCTTCGTGTCACCTGTGCCCATTCTTTTGAGAGCCGTGCTTGCTGATCAGGCGAGCAGGCGATGGTGCGGGTGTGCAATACGTCCACGTTGCGTaagagacacgcacacacacgcacacacaaaaggcAGAATGAAACAAACTGAAAAGAAACGAGAGCGCGTGAGGTGACACCGGAGACGCACCCCGTGGCACCGCGGAAGCCGCACTGAAGTCCGTGCTTGTGCAGCAAGGTGGGTGCCTGTGAGCGTAACCTCACTCGTCCCGAAGCATTCCTCTGAGTCACTAGGTGAACACATGGCAGTGAAACGGATGAGCTCCGCACATGTGTCATGCTGGTCAAGTGGTGTACGCATCAGTTTGGCGGTTCCATCAACGGCGACGCCAACACCAAGCAGAAGAGAAGCACAAGGCACCGTGGCGGCGGGATGGACAACAGAAAAATGAAGACGAGAAAAgcacctcttctcccctGTACGCGCAGCGCCGTACGCTCGTCGCGGCACAACACCGCATCGgtgagctgctcgcctcgAGTGTGCAGAGGATGCGCCGCCCCACGGGCTATGTTGGGAAGCAGTGAGGTTCGCTACCGCCTCCTGGATCGATGGCTGTCGACCAGTGTTCGGATGGTCGACTGCACCTCGAAGGAGAATAAGaaggcagagcagcagcgctgcctcacTCTCCAACACCTCTCGCCAGAAAGACCGCGGCGCATCAGTGCGTGTGCAGATGCGCACtctgggagggggtggaagAGGCGCGAATCGCGTgagagagcgcgagagaggcggggcAGAGTCGCTTTAGTCGCACTTTAGTTGCCCGCAGGTATCGAGCGCACCTGCAAGCATCCACGAGCAAGACCAGATCGACAAAgacagcccccccccttcccactTACGGGTTGGGAGGAGGCGAAACGCGGGATTCGAGAAGAGTGTAAGATGCACATccgcgacgcacacgcacgcataggCGTAGGGGAGGAGGCATGTCGGGTTGAGGAGGATACGCCTGAGCACCTTCTGAAGGCTCACAACAAAACCACGAAAAGCTGTACGGTGAGGCCCCCTTTGAAGCTGAATGACGGGGCGGGTCGCAtgtcagcagcgacagcaagcACAAGAGTGGCggcgccagtgccgccgGTCTCCTGAAGCTGGCTCCGCTCAAGCGCTTGCCGTTCTTACTGAGGTGGATGCCGGGGTTCATGTTTGGTCGGATGGCTGACGCTGCACCCCTTCTCACATGTGAGGCAATGTCCAGTACGCTTGCAGCTTTCGCAGTTGTCGGTCTTGCGTGGGGTGCGAGTACCATCGACGATTTAGGACCGTCCTCACGCATCACGCACAGACCGGCGATGCAGCCCATGTAGTGCGTGCCCTTGCACCCCTTCTCGGTGCTCGACGTGGGCATACCCTTAGCCGCAATGGAGGTGGTGCCACTGCTTTTCGTGCTTAAGGAGGAGAGCGTGAAGCCGTCATTGCCCAGAGTGCAGACCTTCAGCGCGCCGCgcgaacggcagcgaggaggcaAGTACTCGGGACGTAGCGTTATCAACTGCGGTGCTAACCGTTGTTGCCACTCATGCGAACGCACCTGCCCTGCTGTAGGCGTGCAGATCCAGAAGGATAGAGTGTGCTGCTACGACAGATGAccccggcggcagcgagcatCGAGGCGAGGAGCACATGACCGAGCGCGAGAGACtttggcagcggtggcgttaAGAGAGTGGAGAAAGTGGCCGGGGCGGAAGCACGCCTCCGCACGCGccgagagagggggaagggaaagaAGGGGGCGTGGTGAGGTGCACGCGACAGCGTTGGATGTTCGCTGGGTTCGCACGCCTGCGTTTCGCTGGCAGCGCGAGACACACGAACGCATCAGCAGCAACGAACGATTCGGTAGAaaacacgtgcacacgcctACCCACCGACCGAGTCGCTGAAGCGCACCGCCTTCGACTTGTTCCTCTCATGTTTCGGAAGCGCACATGGGGGAGTGAGCTGGAAGGCATCATGCACGATCATACATGGCTCGCTGTTGGCACACAAAACAGGCAAGCGTCTGCCCACGCGGTCTCTCGGATGGTCTGCTCACTGACGTTCCCACAGAGAGCTCAatgcgcacagacgcacacgtacgcatGCCATGCTCATCACTCCGTTCGTCTCCGCACACGGAAACCGTGCCGAGCCGTTTCCACGTCGCGCGCCTTTAGCGTGCGCAGGATGCAATGATGTTAGCGGCAGTGCCTCAGCTGAGAAACCAAGATGTCGAAGCAGCACagacatgcgcgcgcacagcctGAACGTGACGAAGAAGCCCGCTGCTGTGTCCCTGCCTATCACCACTGCTCACCACACACGGAATGTTGTGTGTCCGCCACGTCCTGCTCCTTCCGTGGGCTttgggaaggggagggggagaagaagaacTTGCAgcacctcttctcctctcctcatATTCTTTGTCCGTGATAACtggggggcggagggggagggcaccCATACATCTCAgtgcgcggcatcgcagGGCCCGGtgcacgccccccccccactccatgtgtgtgtgtgtgtgtgtgtgtgtgtgagtcCAAAGCagctccccttcctcctcctaTCCCACGCCCATGCCGAACCGCCTCTCGTCATGACGGGGGCCGGCGCCTGCGACGTGGCGAGGCCAACGCGATCCATCGCAGCAGATGCCGGCGGTGAACATGCGTGCGCCATCCATATGATGGGCAACGTGCCAGCGCGGCCCTCACACGGCCCACTCGTGCGGGGCGCCTGGGCGACcgcgagggggtggggcgggatgcaccaggtgtggcgaccggcatgattGGGGAGCGAGTGTGAGGCCGTCCAGCGGAGCGGCGGGTGGATGTGTGTGGGTAGCGTTTtggggcagaggcggtgctccgacgacggcgtgggtgggggaggggcgcatGTTTGCCGTAAGGCGTgtgcccaccgctgcctcgcaccacGGGATTTGGGGCCTCTGTGGCCGGGGccggaggggggggggcgagcCGAGCGGCGTGGTGCTCATTATACACGGCAGCGCATGTGGAGGGGGAAAAGATGCAGCAGAGAAAAAGACCGCCCTGCCAGTCACCGACATCCGCAAAAGAGGTCGCACAGAGGCGCGTGCCCACCTCTTCACCTCAACGAGAACAAGGCGTAAAAGTATGGAGGAAGGGACGCACAGAGCTGCCGTGCGAAAGTGAGAGCaacacagacatacacagcgacagcagtacacgcacactcgaagagagacgacgacgatgagggAATTGCGAGGAGGTCGCAGGTCGGGGAcaagggggcgggggttGACGGGCGGAGCGAGAGCCAACAATGAAATAAAGCGAGCAAAATGCGGGAGACTCGTGTGGCCAGCGAGCACCGAGCGGGGAAGAGACCACGTGCGGGGGAATGGGGACCgccggccaccgccacgcgcgcagaCATGAAAAGGGGCCTACTTTGTGTTGCTGCGATTTATCGGCCTTCCCCGCATCTTTTCTGTTCGTCGCTGCCCCCTCACACCCACCCCGCTTGcctgcctcccctcccttcgcGTATCTGTGCACAGCCGGGTATTGGACAGCCTCACTACAGCCGGCTTCTCTCACAGACCGCCCTCAGGGGTGCGCTTGTGCACACCCGATGGCTGGAGTAGCGTGGCACTTCCACTTTTTGTTATCACTCTAGCTGAGAAGGAAGACGCCCGCGATGACGAATAGCGCCAGAGCCATGAGCAGCTTCAGCTGCTCTTGAATGTGGGCAAGAAGGGATGCGTTCTCGCTCTTCACGCAAACCATCTCCGTCGTAGCTGCCTGCGTCGTGCGTGTGGCCTTCCGGTTGACGAGCGTCTTACGCTCACTCGGCTCCACATCGCCAACGACGTACTTGCCCATCATTTCATACGCAGTATCGCTGTGCCCGTTGTCCGTGAAGGCCTGCgtcgcgtcgccgccggcgttgtAGAGCAAGATGTCGCGGCCACCGGGATGCAGGTCCAGAAACGGGGTGACATCGTACACCTTGTTATTGATGACAAACCACGCACTGTCAGCCGACTTTTTCGCAGCGACCTGTTCCATGGAGATGTAGCGGCGACGCTCGTTTTCGGGCAGCTCTCCAACCTTGAGCTTGTCTAGCTTGCGCACGGCTCCCTTGCTGTGGTTTACCGCCTCGAAGCCCTCCGTGGCATCGGTGCCGATGTGAGCGAGAAGAATGTCGCGACCTCCAGGGTGGTCGTCGTAGAAATCGCTCACATCGTACACGCCGTTATTGATGATGAGCCAGCCACTCTTCTTCTTGTTGTGCTCCGCCACCTGATCCCTGGTGTAGAATGTCGGCATGGAAGCTACTCAACGGCTCAGCCAATGTGCCGGGTAGAACGTATGGAAACAATAACAAGCGAGGGAAGGCGAATCACTGTGTGTGGGTGACTGCGTATGCGGCTTTATGGCTACtggcgtgcgtgcctgtggAGCGAGAGGAATAGAGGGGGGTGTCAGCGCTCGATGCTTCGATGTGCAAGGCAACGAATGCACGAAATAAGGAAAAGGGAAAGTGCGGCCCGTGAGCTGAggtgggcgggcgggcggagtgggagggggggggggcagcagTCGCGGCAGGTGCGGAACGGAGACGGTAGAGAGTTGCGAAGGAACAGAGTGAAGGTAGGTGTGCGGCATCGATGTCTTCCCGAAGAGCGCAGATACAAGAGTAAAGGATGCCCCCAAGCAAACAACGGAAGACGTGAAGGGCGGCAGACTGCTCActcgctctgtgtgtgtgtgtgagagagagagagagcgagcgagcgagcctTGTCTGCTTGGCAAAACAACACGTTAGGTTCGACACCGGAAAGCGAAGAGGCGTAAAGAGGCGGTGGGGACCTTCGCGCGCGAGTGCAGCGCAGAAactcacgtgtgtgtgtgtgtgtggggggggggggggggcgtgtcAAGAAGGGTTTCCTCCCATGGCGAAGCCCTTCGTTTTCATTGCCTCTTCACGCAGCACAtttacacacacgcacacacacaccgctgGGCAATCAGCCGGTACGACTCCTCGTACACGAGCGCACCGAACTGAAACGTCATGTCAAAACCGCTTCCACCATCCGTGCCCAGCAGTGGGAGacacctctctccctcgatGGCACAGTTCACGTACACGGTCGCTTGGGCCCCTAGGCGTTTTGCGATGCCGCGCACTAGTCGCTGGCCGAGGCTCGTCGAGAAGGTAGATTGCACGCTGCTGTTCGTTCCAGTGGGCATGtcctgctggcgcgccgcctcgaaCTCCATCAACTGCGATGACGAGATActgaggcggccgccgtccCCGCTGAGCTGAAGTCCAACAGCGACGCTGCAGGCCCCCAGCTGGGGCACGCTCTGATTCGTGGGGCTCTCCGAGACGTGGACCCAGAAAAAACGGGTGCCGAAGGCGACCACTTCGATAAAGACGTTCGTGATAAACACGGCGTCTTCAGGTGCGCTGGCGCGATCGGCGCgcgcttccgccgccgcgttgACCCCACTAGCCGTGTAGTAAAAGGGCACCCggacggcagcagtgctcGGGGCCGGCATCGGGCAGGCTGAAGGCGTACGACGAACAAAAAATATGAGAAATGggcacctccccccccccccacacacacacacgaggcagagagcgagacggTGCACTACGCTCAAAAAAGGGGTGATGAGGAATGGGGGCAGCAATGCGTGTTCCCccggcgcaggcgctggtgggctgcaggagcggcaaCGGTAGATGGCGAGCGGTTCTGGACGCGCAATGAAACGGCACAAGTAAAGAGACGTCACGCGGCAAgatggggaagggagggaggggaggcggggggaTGGGATGGAGGACAAGAGTATGGCTCTTCACGTCGTAATCCAGACCGATCAGAACTCATTGGTCCCAAGGGCGATTCTTGCGCTCGAAACGGAAACACAATATGCCGTGCGTtgttgccgccaccgccagcgccgggGGAAGCAGAAAGTGAGAAAAATGAAGGCACAAGTTGCTTGCTGCTTTCTCCGCTTGCGTCTCTCAAAACACGACAGAGGAGGGATGGGAAGCATACCCACAACAGGCACATTACCGATACGAGAAACTCACTCCTACATGTGCACACAATCCGAGAAGCAGCGtctcgcgcgcgcagacACGAGGCGATGTCTTTGCAGGCAGCAGAGGTTCCATCACCGAACGACCAACTTCCTCACCGGTCCTCTTCTGGGCCAAACCAGACAGTCCCATCGTTCTCGTCATCGTCAGAGGAGTCGGACCCCTTCTTCTCAGTGGCTGTCGGACTCGACGACCCacggcgctgttgctgccggaTTAGCAAGTCCGCGACAAAGTCCGCTCCGCCATCGATGCCCGAAGCACCGCTGGCGCCACTGCGTCCCGATGCATCGACGAGGTCCGCAAACAAGACGCCGGTAGAGAGGATGTACGCCTCGCGCAGAAGCTTCTGTTTTGCTATTTTGGCCACCTCATGGCTCACGTGGGCGAAGAAGAGCCGCTCGAGTCGCTTGTCGATGGAGAGAatgcggcgcacgcaccctTCCTCTCTCATCAGCTCATAGTCGCAGAGTTTGCGGTAGGCGAACATGAGGACGGAGCACAGTGCAGGAATGACAGCGTCATATGACGGAGAAGCTACCGTGTACTCGAGGTGCCGCTGGTTCAGAAAAAGATACTTGATCTGCGCGTCGAGGTCGGACGATGTGGTCACCACCGGGAACGCCGGCGTCGCATCAGGCGTCTCTGCGTCCGTCGATGTCTGCAAGAGTGACTTGAGACCTGGCGACATGTGCTGGCGGAACTGCCGGAggttgcgctgcgccagcgccttcGAGGCCGCCCCGCTTGCGTACGCAACCTCTAGCTCTAGCAGCAGCCCGTAAAAGCACTCCACAAACTCCTCCCCACCAATAGGAATGACAAGTATCTCAGAGAGCGAAATGGCAAGCGCGGCGTAGCAGGGAAGGTAGTACCGCGCCCAGTCCGCCGCCGAGCTGTTGCGCTGCCGAATCGCCGCTGGGGCGTTGGCGATGGAGACGTTGATAAAGTCGGCGCCCGTCGCACCAGGCTCGGCcgaggcactgctgctcgaaGACGCCAGCGCCCCTGTCGCACGTGCCACGACGGTCACTGGCTTCTCAGCAGGCAGCTGAATGAGCCCCTCTttgctggcgccgtcgcgatcGGTCGGGAGGCAGCCATCGGCGATGTTAAAGTATTTGCCTATCTCATGAAGGTCGAGGTGCACCGTATTCATCCACAGCGTCCCCTCCACGCTGTGCAGCTCCTTCAAGTACTCGAGGTACTTGACGCGCTTGTTGACGGCAAACTCGACGAGTGCCGTGCGGCCCTCAACACCTTTGATTTTCAGCACCTTCTTCAGCATGAATTCCGTGTGTTGCGGTTCGcttgcgtttgtgtgtgggtgtgtgagAAAGGAGGCAGTGACGCGGCAAGTCTGTGCTCCCTAAGCATGGATACCGCAAACGTGGCGCCATGTACGAAGACAAAGAAAGGCGAGGTGAGAGCGCAGACTCTAGCGAGACAGTCGTCTGACTCTCTGCCAGCGTGGGAGGGGTGGGCATACACGCTCTCGCTCACGCCGCAGGAGACCATGGGCAAGGATACAGGGCTAACTGGCAGTGGCGGCTTGTGACCACAAGAAGGTACCACGGAGTCCGTGAATGAGTTCTCCCATAGACAGCACGCACTCGTAGCGCTACTACAATGTAAACAGAAGCTCAATGAAAAGTATCGTTACAAAGACGgacaggcgcagctgctggccaACGTAGCAGGCGCACATGATATTGATTCTCCTCATTCGAAGGAAAGCGAGAACAGTGCGCACAGTCGACCTCtcgcccgccccccccccatccaGGTGTCCTTGCAGTGCTCGTGAgtggaaggaggggggggtgaagTGCTGGTGGCGATATCGcaacgagcacacacacacacacgcacgcacgtacagCTCCCACATGTTTTTGCTGTTTTGTAGTGGCGCAGGaacgagaaggcggaggcggcagcgcgaaAAGAAGACGACACGGACGACGGCACCGCGTCGGCGAAGTCGGCTTCCActccacgcgcgcgcgcacagggCGGGCGTGAAGGGAGAAAGATGCAccacaaacaacaaaaccaGCGCACAAAGCATCGCCGGTCTCACCCAGTAaacggaggagaggggaggggggggggcggcatGTACACGGCGTCACATGAACGGCGATGAGTTCGGcgcaacagaaaaaaaaaaattgaAGAAAGTGGTTGCGGCTGCGTGCCCA
This window encodes:
- a CDS encoding conserved hypothetical protein (previous protein_id=AAZ10016.1); translated protein: MLKKVLKIKGVEGRTALVEFAVNKRVKYLEYLKELHSVEGTLWMNTVHLDLHEIGKYFNIADGCLPTDRDGASKEGLIQLPAEKPVTVVARATGALASSSSSASAEPGATGADFINVSIANAPAAIRQRNSSAADWARYYLPCYAALAISLSEILVIPIGGEEFVECFYGLLLELEVAYASGAASKALAQRNLRQFRQHMSPGLKSLLQTSTDAETPDATPAFPVVTTSSDLDAQIKYLFLNQRHLEYTVASPSYDAVIPALCSVLMFAYRKLCDYELMREEGCVRRILSIDKRLERLFFAHVSHEVAKIAKQKLLREAYILSTGVLFADLVDASGRSGASGASGIDGGADFVADLLIRQQQRRGSSSPTATEKKGSDSSDDDENDGTVWFGPEEDR
- a CDS encoding conserved hypothetical protein (previous protein_id=AAZ10015.1); the protein is MPAPSTAAVRVPFYYTASGVNAAAEARADRASAPEDAVFITNVFIEVVAFGTRFFWVHVSESPTNQSVPQLGACSVAVGLQLSGDGGRLSISSSQLMEFEAARQQDMPTGTNSSVQSTFSTSLGQRLVRGIAKRLGAQATVYVNCAIEGERCLPLLGTDGGSGFDMTFQFGALVYEESYRLIAQRCVCACV
- a CDS encoding putative cytochrome b-domain protein (previous protein_id=AAZ10014.1), with the translated sequence MPTFYTRDQVAEHNKKKSGWLIINNGVYDVSDFYDDHPGGRDILLAHIGTDATEGFEAVNHSKGAVRKLDKLKVGELPENERRRYISMEQVAAKKSADSAWFVINNKVYDVTPFLDLHPGGRDILLYNAGGDATQAFTDNGHSDTAYEMMGKYVVGDVEPSERKTLVNRKATRTTQAATTEMVCVKSENASLLAHIQEQLKLLMALALFVIAGVFLLS